From Desulfosalsimonas propionicica, the proteins below share one genomic window:
- a CDS encoding metallophosphoesterase family protein, with translation MRTRPIALIASLLACICFAGCGKSGPDPASFRYQQDPQLFDTLSQPADYPAARFIVLTDPHYYHPGLGTSGPDFARYIREDRKMLALSDEILEAAASEIQKQPADFILICGDMTKDGERINHLQVAEKISNLHPTADIYVVPGNHDVRNPEAVRYTHEGSKGVETVEPEGFSEIYGAYGYDDAIARDPASLSYVAEPVDGLWLFALDSCLWRENEPGGHPVVNGRFSEQTLEWLEDMLIQARKNNKSAIAMMHHGLVAHYPGNEKYYGEYVVDHSEAIARLLATYGVRLVFTGHFHAQDITVKQFEDFPNPIFDIETGSLVTWPCPWREITISAGQTCTIESRFTKAIDSIPEGFAGYARNFALEGTVGLARDALEQYHVSEKGMDLLAPQIAEAYLAHLAGDEHKPDTVISAKGTGIMGRVVVFFQKDLVEGWWTDLPPADNRLIIELKSNSWQQPDDS, from the coding sequence ATGCGCACCCGGCCAATTGCCTTGATCGCCTCGCTGCTGGCATGCATCTGCTTTGCCGGCTGCGGCAAATCCGGACCGGATCCGGCTTCCTTCCGGTATCAGCAGGACCCGCAGCTTTTCGATACATTGTCACAGCCGGCCGATTATCCTGCTGCCCGCTTTATTGTTCTCACTGATCCGCATTATTACCATCCCGGCCTTGGCACCTCGGGGCCGGATTTTGCCCGCTACATCCGCGAAGACAGGAAAATGCTGGCCCTCAGCGATGAAATCCTGGAGGCCGCCGCTTCTGAGATACAAAAGCAGCCTGCGGATTTCATCCTCATATGCGGGGACATGACCAAGGACGGCGAGCGAATCAACCATCTGCAGGTGGCTGAAAAAATAAGCAATCTGCACCCGACGGCAGACATTTACGTGGTTCCGGGAAACCATGACGTCCGCAACCCCGAAGCGGTGCGCTATACCCATGAAGGCAGCAAGGGCGTGGAAACCGTGGAGCCCGAAGGGTTCAGTGAAATTTACGGCGCATACGGATACGATGATGCCATCGCCCGTGACCCCGCATCTTTGAGCTATGTGGCCGAACCAGTGGACGGGCTCTGGCTTTTTGCCCTGGATTCATGCCTGTGGCGTGAAAATGAACCCGGCGGCCACCCGGTGGTCAACGGCCGTTTTTCTGAGCAGACCCTTGAGTGGCTCGAAGACATGCTGATACAGGCCCGGAAAAACAACAAGTCCGCCATTGCCATGATGCATCACGGACTGGTGGCGCATTACCCCGGAAATGAAAAATACTACGGCGAATATGTGGTGGATCACAGTGAAGCAATTGCCCGGCTGCTGGCGACCTACGGGGTGCGCCTGGTGTTTACCGGCCATTTCCACGCCCAGGACATAACGGTAAAACAGTTTGAAGATTTTCCAAACCCGATATTTGACATTGAAACCGGCTCCCTGGTGACCTGGCCCTGCCCGTGGCGCGAAATCACCATTTCAGCCGGGCAGACCTGCACCATTGAAAGCCGGTTCACAAAGGCCATTGATTCCATTCCCGAAGGCTTTGCAGGTTACGCCCGCAACTTTGCCCTGGAAGGCACTGTGGGTCTGGCCAGGGACGCACTGGAACAATACCATGTTTCAGAAAAGGGCATGGATCTGCTTGCCCCGCAAATCGCAGAGGCCTACCTGGCCCATCTGGCAGGCGACGAGCACAAACCTGATACAGTTATCAGCGCAAAGGGCACCGGGATAATGGGCAGAGTGGTTGTATTTTTTCAAAAAGACCTGGTGGAAGGATGGTGGACCGATCTGCCCCCGGCAGACAACCGCCTGATCATTGAGCTGAAAAGCAACTCCTGGCAGCAGCCGGATGATTCCTGA
- a CDS encoding MBL fold metallo-hydrolase — protein sequence MILQTTGSVTPLLHVLGPSDLPAFLIQSDPPVLIDAGMSAVAPQYIREAKALLNGRGPADLFLTHVHYDHCGAAALLKKAFPEMRICCSEAGKDLLMRPNAVATIGELNHAGAGYLQQMGQADKEAPEFEVFEVDRVIEDDQSIALAPDLSLQAFATPGHTRDSMSFYVPEQKILFTGEAAGIMAPDGYIFSEWLTDYTDYMNSLEKLADLEVEILCPGHGFVLTGKDAADYMPRAIESGHRFRELIETTLAQTDWDVEQTKQHIKQIEYDPLADPKQPEFAYLLNLDAKIRAVMRVCTQ from the coding sequence ATGATTCTGCAAACCACCGGTTCTGTGACGCCTTTGCTGCATGTGCTCGGCCCGTCTGATCTGCCGGCATTCCTGATTCAATCTGATCCGCCGGTTCTCATTGATGCGGGAATGAGCGCCGTGGCCCCGCAATATATCCGTGAGGCAAAGGCCTTATTAAACGGCCGGGGTCCTGCTGACTTGTTTTTGACCCATGTGCATTATGACCATTGCGGGGCTGCGGCATTGCTGAAAAAGGCTTTTCCGGAAATGCGCATCTGCTGCTCAGAAGCCGGAAAAGATCTGCTCATGCGTCCCAATGCGGTTGCCACCATCGGAGAGTTAAACCATGCCGGTGCCGGCTATCTCCAACAGATGGGCCAGGCGGACAAGGAGGCCCCGGAATTTGAGGTCTTTGAAGTAGACCGTGTCATAGAAGACGACCAGAGCATTGCCCTGGCACCGGACCTGAGCTTGCAGGCGTTTGCCACCCCGGGCCATACCCGGGATTCCATGAGTTTTTACGTCCCGGAACAAAAAATCCTGTTTACCGGAGAAGCTGCCGGCATCATGGCGCCGGATGGCTATATTTTTTCCGAGTGGCTCACGGATTACACCGATTATATGAACTCCCTGGAAAAACTGGCCGACCTGGAAGTCGAGATTCTGTGCCCCGGCCACGGGTTTGTACTCACCGGAAAAGATGCCGCCGATTACATGCCCAGGGCCATTGAAAGCGGCCACAGGTTCCGGGAACTGATTGAAACCACCCTTGCGCAAACCGACTGGGATGTGGAGCAAACCAAGCAGCACATCAAGCAAATCGAGTATGACCCGCTTGCCGATCCCAAGCAGCCGGAGTTTGCCTATCTGTTAAACCTGGATGCAAAGATCCGCGCGGTTATGCGCGTTTGTACCCAGTGA
- a CDS encoding universal stress protein, whose protein sequence is MFKEIESILFATNLSENCRPALDAAIAMATRHQAELVLLHVIDREVPGQIEEHFKGVLGEEKWAAIKLEHEQDARNALIGKMSTDKLSRRVIERYCRDAGMDPATCEFPWREIVAVNSDLAGTIVSRCVENHCDMIVMGSRKGFLGGNSVGSAIKGVLRKSKIPVLVVPAQ, encoded by the coding sequence ATGTTTAAAGAAATTGAATCCATATTGTTTGCCACCAATCTTTCGGAAAACTGCCGGCCGGCACTGGATGCCGCCATTGCCATGGCCACCCGCCATCAGGCGGAACTGGTGCTGCTCCATGTCATTGACCGGGAGGTGCCCGGCCAGATTGAGGAGCATTTCAAGGGGGTTCTGGGAGAGGAAAAATGGGCGGCAATCAAACTGGAGCACGAACAGGATGCCCGCAATGCCCTGATCGGGAAGATGTCCACGGATAAACTCAGCCGCAGGGTGATTGAGCGCTACTGCCGGGATGCGGGCATGGATCCGGCCACCTGTGAATTTCCCTGGCGCGAGATTGTGGCCGTAAACAGCGACCTTGCCGGCACCATTGTTTCCCGGTGCGTTGAAAACCACTGCGACATGATTGTCATGGGCAGCCGAAAAGGATTTTTGGGCGGCAATTCAGTAGGTTCAGCCATCAAGGGGGTTTTGCGCAAATCCAAAATTCCGGTGCTGGTGGTGCCGGCTCAATAA
- a CDS encoding manganese efflux pump MntP has product MNIAEIILIALSLAMDAFAVSVAAGTAGRLHPRAVFRLSFHFGLFQFMMPVLGWYAGSRVAHLVSAVDHWVAFGLLMFVGLRMIRGSLENPSEQIKKDPSRGLTLVVLSVATSIDALAVGFSLAMMNVGIWYPSIMIGVITSAMSLAGIRLGRVFGRRFGPRMEMTGGIILVAIGTRILIADLFF; this is encoded by the coding sequence ATGAATATTGCTGAAATCATACTCATTGCCCTTTCCCTGGCCATGGACGCCTTTGCCGTGTCCGTGGCCGCCGGCACCGCCGGCCGGCTGCATCCCAGGGCCGTGTTCCGGCTGTCCTTTCATTTCGGCCTGTTCCAGTTCATGATGCCGGTGCTCGGCTGGTATGCCGGATCCCGGGTTGCCCACCTGGTATCGGCGGTGGACCACTGGGTGGCCTTTGGCCTGCTGATGTTTGTGGGCCTGCGCATGATCCGCGGCAGCCTTGAAAACCCATCTGAGCAAATCAAAAAAGATCCCTCCCGCGGGCTGACCCTGGTGGTGCTGTCTGTGGCCACCAGCATTGATGCGCTGGCCGTGGGTTTTTCCCTTGCCATGATGAATGTCGGCATCTGGTATCCAAGCATCATGATCGGGGTGATTACTTCGGCCATGTCCCTTGCCGGCATCCGTCTGGGCCGTGTTTTCGGCCGCAGATTCGGCCCGCGCATGGAAATGACCGGCGGCATCATCCTCGTGGCAATCGGCACGCGGATCTTGATTGCGGATCTGTTTTTCTGA
- a CDS encoding thiolase family protein, which produces MKDVVIVSACRTPIGTFGGTLKSLTGAHLASVTMKEAVERAGISPEIIDDVRYGCCMEPVDALNVTRVAWLLAGFPDSVPAVTLNRVCISGMEAVLSGAAMIQAEMADVILAGGVEHMSGVPYVVEEARWGCRLQDQTFKDALIHGLHCGSHILPHPEDGPVNADEPPLSYFKGKPYIMGHTAEFIAQHMGISREEMDEVALRSHNNAERANQDGSFTGETVPVSVPRRKKDPLIFAHDEHFRPGLTMDDLRKLPPAFVPKTGTVTAGNSSGINDGSAAMVIMSADKAKELGLTPLAKIRATGRGACHPSVMGLSPVPAVKDLVAKSGIQTDDFELIEVNEAFAAQYLGCEKDLGLNREITNINGSGIGLGHPVGATGARIMVTLIHALRNQGKTLGLATLCGGGGVSMATAIEIL; this is translated from the coding sequence ATGAAAGATGTGGTGATTGTATCTGCATGCCGAACCCCGATCGGCACCTTTGGCGGAACGCTCAAGAGCCTTACCGGTGCGCATCTGGCCTCGGTGACAATGAAGGAAGCTGTTGAGCGGGCGGGAATTTCGCCTGAAATCATTGATGATGTGCGTTACGGGTGCTGTATGGAGCCGGTGGACGCATTAAACGTAACCCGGGTGGCCTGGCTTCTGGCCGGCTTTCCCGATAGTGTACCCGCGGTAACCCTTAATCGCGTCTGCATTTCCGGCATGGAAGCGGTGCTCTCCGGTGCGGCCATGATTCAGGCGGAAATGGCGGATGTGATCCTGGCCGGCGGCGTGGAGCACATGTCCGGCGTACCCTATGTGGTCGAAGAAGCCCGTTGGGGCTGCCGGCTCCAGGACCAGACATTTAAGGATGCGCTCATTCACGGGCTGCACTGCGGCTCCCATATTCTCCCGCACCCGGAAGACGGGCCGGTTAACGCAGATGAGCCGCCCCTGTCGTATTTCAAGGGCAAGCCCTATATCATGGGCCATACTGCGGAATTCATTGCCCAGCACATGGGCATTTCCCGGGAAGAAATGGACGAGGTGGCCCTGCGCAGCCACAACAACGCCGAACGGGCCAACCAGGACGGCTCCTTTACCGGGGAAACCGTGCCCGTGTCTGTGCCCCGGCGTAAAAAAGATCCCCTGATTTTTGCCCATGACGAGCATTTCCGACCGGGCCTGACAATGGACGATCTCCGGAAACTGCCCCCGGCGTTTGTGCCCAAGACCGGCACGGTCACGGCCGGCAATTCCAGCGGCATCAATGACGGCTCTGCGGCCATGGTGATCATGAGCGCAGACAAGGCCAAAGAACTGGGCTTAACCCCGCTGGCAAAAATCCGGGCCACCGGCAGGGGCGCCTGTCATCCCTCGGTGATGGGGCTGTCTCCGGTTCCGGCCGTCAAGGACCTGGTGGCCAAAAGCGGTATTCAGACAGATGATTTCGAGTTGATCGAGGTCAATGAAGCCTTTGCCGCCCAGTATCTGGGCTGCGAAAAAGACCTGGGATTGAATCGGGAAATCACCAACATCAACGGCTCGGGCATTGGGCTGGGCCATCCCGTGGGCGCCACCGGCGCCCGGATCATGGTTACCCTGATCCATGCCCTGCGCAACCAGGGCAAAACTCTTGGACTTGCCACTCTGTGCGGCGGCGGCGGGGTTTCCATGGCAACAGCGATAGAGATCCTGTAA
- a CDS encoding UvrD-helicase domain-containing protein produces the protein MKYIADLHIHSRFSRATAKNLDFPHLYMAARQKGITVVATGDFTHPQWLDEIRQYLEPAEQGLFKLKDEIAQECEKQISVAGGYPVRFVLSTEISNIYKKGGVTRKLHHVVFFPELSHVEKFNARLSQIGNLKADGRPILGLDSKRLLEIVLETHESGFLIPAHIWTPWFSLFGSKSGFDSVAECFEELSDHIFAVETGLSSDPPMNWRIKDLDNRTLVSNSDAHSPANLGREANLFDTELCYDAMRGAIETGDPEKFLGTLEFFPEEGKYHQDGHRKCGVNLHPKQTIENSSICPVCGNPVTVGVLYRVEQLAGRKDGEKPEKTHPFYSLIPLAEILSELLSVGPKSKKVISAWQTVISRLGPELRVLHDMPAEEIRASGNGLLAEAIERMQAGRVHRQPGFDGQYGRVTIFTPEQREHLTGQQVLFDLPAAPKKKKPKSGKAKTAPADPEPAEKTPGPQPPLANNHENPVLAGLNPDQYRAVTHSGGPLLISAGPGTGKTRTLTCRIAWLLQSEAAVPEQILAVTFTHKAADQMKQRLAGLMGPDAVLPEARTFHSFCFSLLREIKNAADHGIADEQDRRALLAEAADRVRAGGTKVSDRIETLMDRVANAKQRILGPDDDLEPIAGESAPLFSRIYSAYQDLLDIERLWDYEDLICQTVMHLESDSVLCETLCKRLPFVFIDEYQDLNYAQYRLVRQLCPADGKICVIGDPDQSIYGFRGSDPAYFQCFETDFPGAETICLRQNYRSTQTILSAAGQVLGPKNGTRHSEPVFSGISGTPYLHLIRAADQRGEAVAVGKTIEQMVGGMGFDFHDFDKAARFSGDGAHRSFADFAVLFRTRAQAEVFAGVFQDAGIPCRLVSKAHAWEAAGIAEPVSALKILEGCAASRDLLRVLGVLFPDFPQKDMADLRAWGRRRGLSVNGLLAEAHRTGVESLSSGASQSLARFVHQLTDLETSTRTDPAPEKLEKIFQWLGPFLPQASEQTKETIAELRRMAGAFGTDIRGFTETLALCSDADFCKDGSEKVSLLTLHAAKGLEFPVVFVAGCENGLIPYHRAEINPADIEEERRLFYVGMTRAMSELFLCSARTRKVHGQTRQQQPSPFVAEIAADLKKQAGPNFARKSRQVQLQLFSK, from the coding sequence ATGAAATATATCGCTGATCTGCACATTCATTCCCGCTTTTCCAGGGCCACGGCCAAAAACCTGGATTTCCCCCATTTGTACATGGCCGCCCGGCAAAAAGGCATCACCGTGGTGGCCACAGGGGACTTCACCCATCCCCAATGGCTTGATGAAATCCGGCAATACCTGGAACCCGCTGAACAGGGACTGTTTAAGCTCAAAGACGAGATTGCACAGGAGTGCGAAAAACAGATTTCCGTGGCCGGCGGTTATCCGGTGCGCTTTGTTTTGAGCACCGAGATCAGCAACATTTACAAAAAGGGCGGGGTTACGCGAAAACTTCACCATGTGGTGTTTTTCCCCGAACTGTCCCACGTGGAAAAATTCAACGCCCGGCTTTCGCAGATCGGCAATCTCAAGGCAGACGGCCGGCCCATCCTTGGCCTGGATTCCAAGCGCCTGCTGGAAATCGTGCTTGAAACCCATGAATCGGGTTTTCTGATCCCGGCTCATATCTGGACCCCCTGGTTTTCCCTGTTCGGGTCCAAATCCGGGTTTGACTCGGTGGCCGAATGTTTCGAAGAGCTTTCTGATCACATATTTGCCGTGGAAACCGGCCTATCCTCTGATCCGCCCATGAACTGGCGGATAAAGGATTTGGACAACCGCACCCTGGTATCCAACTCCGACGCCCACTCACCGGCCAACCTGGGCCGGGAGGCCAATTTGTTTGACACCGAACTTTGCTATGATGCCATGCGCGGTGCCATCGAAACCGGGGACCCGGAAAAATTTCTCGGCACCCTGGAATTTTTCCCGGAGGAAGGCAAATACCACCAGGACGGCCACCGCAAATGCGGGGTCAACCTGCATCCCAAACAAACCATTGAAAACAGCAGCATCTGCCCGGTTTGCGGAAACCCGGTCACCGTGGGGGTGCTCTACCGGGTCGAGCAGCTCGCCGGCCGCAAAGATGGCGAAAAACCTGAAAAAACCCATCCCTTCTACAGCCTCATTCCCCTGGCTGAAATTTTGTCCGAGCTGCTGAGCGTCGGGCCCAAAAGCAAAAAAGTGATTTCCGCCTGGCAGACGGTCATCAGCCGCCTGGGTCCGGAATTAAGGGTGCTGCACGATATGCCCGCAGAAGAAATCCGCGCTTCTGGAAACGGCCTTCTGGCCGAGGCCATCGAACGTATGCAGGCGGGCCGGGTCCACCGCCAGCCCGGATTTGACGGTCAGTACGGCCGGGTCACCATTTTCACCCCGGAGCAGCGCGAGCATTTAACCGGCCAGCAGGTTTTATTTGACCTGCCGGCCGCACCAAAAAAAAAAAAGCCAAAATCCGGAAAGGCCAAAACAGCTCCCGCGGATCCCGAACCCGCAGAAAAAACCCCGGGCCCGCAACCCCCTTTGGCAAACAATCATGAAAACCCGGTTCTTGCCGGCCTTAACCCGGACCAGTACCGGGCCGTGACCCATTCCGGCGGCCCCCTGCTGATATCGGCCGGACCGGGCACAGGCAAAACCCGGACCCTGACCTGCCGGATTGCCTGGCTTCTGCAGAGCGAAGCCGCCGTCCCGGAACAGATCCTGGCGGTCACTTTCACCCACAAGGCCGCAGACCAGATGAAACAGCGCTTAGCGGGCCTGATGGGGCCGGATGCGGTTTTGCCCGAAGCCCGAACCTTTCATTCCTTTTGTTTTTCCCTGCTCCGGGAAATCAAAAACGCGGCGGATCACGGTATAGCTGATGAACAGGACCGGCGGGCACTGCTGGCCGAAGCTGCAGACAGAGTCAGGGCAGGCGGCACCAAGGTCAGCGACCGGATTGAAACCCTTATGGACCGGGTGGCGAATGCAAAACAGCGCATTCTTGGCCCGGATGACGACCTGGAGCCCATTGCCGGGGAGTCGGCCCCGTTGTTTTCCCGGATTTACAGCGCGTACCAGGATCTTCTGGATATCGAACGCCTGTGGGATTACGAGGACCTGATCTGCCAAACCGTCATGCACCTGGAATCGGATTCGGTACTGTGTGAGACCCTATGCAAACGGCTGCCTTTTGTATTTATTGATGAATACCAGGATCTCAATTACGCCCAGTACCGGCTGGTCAGACAGCTTTGCCCAGCAGACGGAAAAATCTGCGTCATCGGGGATCCGGACCAGTCCATTTACGGATTCCGGGGATCGGATCCGGCCTATTTCCAATGTTTTGAAACAGATTTTCCGGGTGCCGAAACCATCTGTCTCCGGCAAAATTACCGGTCCACGCAAACCATTCTTTCAGCCGCCGGCCAGGTACTGGGCCCAAAAAACGGCACCCGGCATTCCGAACCCGTCTTTTCCGGCATTTCCGGCACCCCTTATCTTCATCTGATCCGGGCTGCGGATCAACGGGGCGAAGCCGTGGCCGTGGGCAAGACCATCGAGCAAATGGTGGGCGGCATGGGATTTGATTTCCATGATTTTGACAAGGCGGCCCGATTTTCCGGGGACGGGGCCCATCGCTCCTTTGCCGATTTTGCCGTGCTGTTTCGCACCCGTGCCCAGGCCGAAGTCTTTGCCGGGGTTTTTCAGGACGCCGGCATACCGTGCCGGCTGGTCAGCAAGGCCCATGCCTGGGAGGCCGCAGGGATTGCAGAACCGGTTTCAGCCCTCAAGATCCTGGAGGGATGCGCGGCCAGCCGGGACCTGCTCCGGGTCCTGGGGGTGCTTTTCCCTGATTTTCCCCAAAAAGACATGGCCGATCTCAGGGCATGGGGCCGCAGACGCGGGCTTTCGGTCAACGGCCTGCTGGCAGAAGCCCACCGGACCGGGGTGGAAAGCCTGAGTTCAGGGGCATCTCAAAGCCTGGCCCGATTTGTCCACCAGTTGACAGACCTGGAAACAAGTACCCGAACGGATCCGGCACCCGAAAAACTGGAAAAAATCTTCCAATGGCTCGGGCCTTTTCTGCCCCAAGCCAGTGAACAAACAAAAGAAACCATAGCGGAACTGCGCCGGATGGCCGGGGCCTTTGGCACAGATATCCGGGGATTTACAGAGACGCTGGCCCTTTGCTCGGATGCCGATTTCTGCAAAGATGGCAGCGAAAAGGTCTCGCTTTTAACCCTGCACGCCGCCAAGGGCCTTGAGTTTCCGGTGGTTTTTGTGGCTGGATGCGAAAACGGATTGATTCCCTATCACAGGGCGGAGATCAACCCGGCAGACATTGAAGAGGAGCGCCGGCTTTTTTACGTGGGCATGACCCGGGCCATGTCCGAGCTGTTTTTGTGCTCGGCCCGGACCCGGAAAGTCCACGGTCAAACCCGACAGCAGCAACCTTCGCCGTTTGTGGCCGAAATCGCAGCGGATCTCAAAAAACAGGCTGGGCCAAATTTCGCCCGAAAATCCCGGCAGGTACAGTTGCAGCTGTTTTCAAAATAA
- a CDS encoding CBS domain-containing protein — MKKITVQDMMVPLEEYATIDQNASLFDAVMALEKAQEQYKRPGAQYPHRAILVYDQQKRVVGKLSQLDILRSLEPKYKQAAGGNAGRMMASGFSQEFLRSMVKQFSLWDKPLMDICKKAAGMQAKDCMHVPEEGEFVKNTDSLDVAINQLVMGQHQSLLVTDNRDSIVGILRLTDVFKQVVDAMKECSL, encoded by the coding sequence ATGAAAAAAATTACTGTCCAGGACATGATGGTGCCGCTTGAAGAATACGCCACCATCGACCAGAACGCCAGCCTTTTTGATGCGGTCATGGCGCTGGAAAAAGCCCAGGAGCAATACAAGCGCCCTGGCGCCCAATACCCCCATAGGGCCATTCTGGTCTACGACCAACAAAAAAGGGTTGTGGGAAAACTCAGCCAGCTCGACATCCTGCGCAGCCTGGAGCCAAAATACAAACAGGCCGCCGGCGGAAATGCCGGGCGGATGATGGCCAGCGGATTCAGCCAGGAATTTCTGCGCTCCATGGTCAAGCAGTTTTCCCTGTGGGACAAGCCTCTGATGGATATCTGCAAAAAGGCGGCCGGCATGCAGGCAAAAGACTGCATGCACGTTCCTGAAGAAGGTGAATTTGTTAAAAATACAGATTCTCTGGATGTGGCCATCAACCAGCTGGTCATGGGGCAGCACCAATCCCTGCTGGTGACCGACAACCGGGACAGCATTGTTGGCATTTTGCGATTGACCGATGTATTTAAGCAGGTCGTGGACGCAATGAAGGAATGCAGCCTCTAA
- the rdgC gene encoding recombination-associated protein RdgC: protein MQLLASTLSVTRYRVQGKLAEPVMDTVRNGLKDQMIREIDNDPAQKSIGWTESARPFAPDFESAQFIFGNNLVFSLRMDKKSVPAKIVAKHVNMATAKRLADNGQSHLSKNEKRQIKEEVLHRLYTRVPATPNVYDLVWDMEAGVLWFFSNLKEANEELETLFSKSFRISLIRMFPYTEADLAAGLSDDQRDALKQSGPALFSGGGHA, encoded by the coding sequence ATGCAGCTTTTGGCTTCCACCCTCTCCGTGACCCGCTACCGGGTTCAGGGAAAACTCGCCGAGCCGGTGATGGACACGGTCCGAAACGGGCTCAAAGATCAGATGATTCGGGAGATCGACAATGATCCGGCCCAGAAAAGCATCGGATGGACTGAATCGGCCCGGCCCTTTGCCCCGGATTTTGAATCCGCCCAGTTCATATTCGGCAACAATTTGGTGTTTTCTCTGCGCATGGACAAAAAATCGGTCCCCGCAAAGATCGTTGCCAAGCATGTGAACATGGCAACAGCCAAACGCCTGGCGGATAACGGCCAGAGCCATTTGTCAAAAAACGAAAAGCGCCAGATCAAGGAAGAGGTCCTGCACCGGCTCTATACCCGGGTTCCGGCCACGCCCAATGTCTATGACCTGGTCTGGGATATGGAAGCCGGGGTTTTGTGGTTTTTCTCCAATTTGAAAGAGGCCAACGAAGAGCTGGAAACCCTGTTTTCAAAGTCGTTCCGGATTTCGCTGATCCGGATGTTTCCCTATACAGAGGCCGATTTGGCCGCCGGGCTTTCAGATGATCAGCGCGATGCCTTAAAGCAGTCCGGACCCGCCCTGTTTTCCGGAGGTGGCCATGCTTGA